TCGGCCTGGGTGGCCTGGCCCACAACTGGTTGGGTTCGACCACCACGGCCCTGCCCATCCTCATGGTCATCCTGATCTGGATCCAGCTGGGCTATCCCATCGTCATCTTCATGTCCGGACTGCAGCGGGTGGACCCTGAGCTCTACGAGGCGGCCAGCCTGGACGGGGCCAACTGGTGGCAGAAGTTCCGCGTCATCACCCTGCCCTCCATCATTCCCGAGCTGCTGGTGGTCATCCTCACCTCCACCATCGGCGCCCTGAAGACCTTCGCCCCGGTCTATCTGCTGACCAAGGGCGGGCCCGGCACCTCCACCATGGTTCCCTCCTACTACTCCTACAACCAGTTCTTCCAGGTGCAGCAGGTGGGCTACGGCGCCGCCATCTCGACATCCCTGACCGTGGTCATCGTCATCTTCTCCATCGTCTTCACCATCGTGCAGAAGCGCATGCAAAAGAGCATCGCCTAAGGAAGGCAAGGAAGCACATCATGAATAATCAAGCCACACTGCAAGCCGACGCCCGGGTGTCCTCCCGGCACGCCCGTAGAATCCGCACCTGGGGGGACTGGGCCGGTCTGATCCTGCTGATCGTCGGAGCCGTAATCATGCTCTTCCCCCTGCTGATCCTGGTCCTGAACGCCTTCAAGACCACGGCGGACTACAACGCCACGGGCCCCCTTTCCGTGCCCGCCCACTTCAGCATGGATGGCATCATCTCCTTTTGGAACAAGAGCAATTTCCCGCTCAAGCTGGGCAACTCCCTGCTGATCTCCCTGGTGGTTGCCGTGGTCGGGGTCCTGCTGTCGGTCCTCAACTCCTTCGCCTTGGGCATCGGCAGGGTCAAGGGCAATACGCTGATCCTCCTGTTCATCATGCTGGCCAACATGGTTCCCCAGGAGGCCCTGCTTTACCCGCTCTACGTCATGTTCAAGTGGATGGGCTTCTATAACTCCCAGTGGTCCATCATCATCATCTTCACCATCATCCAGAGCGCCTACGGCACCTACCTGCTCTCCTCGGTCTACGGGACCTTCCCACAGGCCATCCTGGAGGCTGCCACCGTCGACGGGGCCTCGCGCTGGCAGATTCTGCGCAAGATTGTACTGCCGGTGTCCTGGTCGACCATCAGCGTCCTCTTCGTTTTCTTCTTCATCTGGACCTGGAACGAGTACATGATCCCCATGGCCTTCCTGATGAGCGAGAGGACGCAGACCATTCCGTTGGCCCTGGCGACCATGCAGGGGCAGCACACCATGGCTGCCACCGACCTGGCCTCCGCCTCGCTGCTCAGCATCATTCCCACCATCATCTTCTTCATCTTCTTCCAGAGGAAGCTCTCGCAGGGGATAGTGGCGGGCGCTGTCAAGTAATCGCCGCTGCATAAGTACACTGAACATGGCCGCCCGCTGCAAGAAGGCGGAGAAGGGGAGTGGGCGGCCCGAATATGAAAGGCAATCACAACCATGGGTATGACCATGCCGAACATCACCAACGGTCTTGAGGCGCTGACCCGCCCATCCGCAGACCGCACCCGCTGCGTCAACGCCGAGAACCCTCGTGGAGGCAAGGGCAGTGCAGCCATGACGGCCAGCAATCTCGGTCCATCCAGAAAGGGGACCCCCTGCCTCAGGAACATTCCTCCTGGGCAGGACATGGTCCTGGCAGACCTGTCCGGCGCGGGCGAGATCCGTCATATCTGGATGACCGTGACCGATGCCACCTCGCCCACCGGGCCCAACGTCCTGCGCAACCTGATCCTGGAATGCTACTGGGATGGCGAACAGACACCCTCAGTCTGTGTGCCCCTGGGTGACTTCTTCTGCTGTGGCCACGCCCAGGGCTGCCGGGTGGAATCCGTGCCTGTGGCCGTTTACCCGCGCCGGGGCTTCAACTGCTACTGGCCCATGCCCTTCCATGACGGGGCACGGATCGTCCTGCGCAACCGGCACAACGAGCCCATTGAGGCCTTCTTCTACCAGATCGACTACGTGGAGAAGGACGAGTTGCCCGAAGAGGTCATGACCTTCCATGCCCAGTGGCGCCGTCAGCGGGTCACTGAACTGGGTCATGACTACGTGATCCTGGACGGGGTGCATGGCCGGGGCTCCTACGTGGGCACCTATCTGGCTCTGACAGCCCTGGAGAGCCGCTGGTGGGGCGAGGGCGAGGTCAAGGTCTATCTGGACGGGGACAAGGACTATCCCACCTGGTGCTCCACGGGCAGCGAGGACTACTTCGGTGGTGCCTGGAGCTTTGCCGGGCAGGACCCCGATGGCCGCATGCACGAGGTCACCTACAGCGGGGCCTATATGGGATTCCCCTTCCATTCCAGGCAGTTGGACAACCGCGAATCCCAGTACTGGGATGCCGATACTCCGGTGACCAGGGGGTTCTACCGTTGGCACATCCCCGACCCCATTATTTTCAGCAGCGACATCAAGGTGACCCTGCAACAGATAGGTGTGGATGAGCAGGGCTACTTCGAGCGTCAGGATGACCTGGCCAGTGTGGCTTACTGGTACCAGCAGGAGCCCCATCAGCCCTTCCCGCGAAACGTGCTGGAGACAGGGGAGCGGGATCGTCGGCCCCGTTGAGTCTATCGGCTGATGGAGGAGCGGTCGATCAGCCTGGGACGCTCCAGTTGGACCCGACCGGCCAGGGAAACCCCCTCCTCCACAGCCTGGGTCAGCAGATCCGCGGCCTTGGCGCACAGTGAGCGTGGTGTAAGGGGCATCTCGGATATGCCTTGAAGCTCAAGGGTGGGGCTGACCTTGCCTGCGGCGCAGGACAGAACGGCCACGTCATCGGGAATGCTCACGCCGTCCGAGCGCATGCGGACCACCACGGTGTCCAGCAGGGAGGGGCGAATCTGGCCGATCAGGCCATCAATGCGGCCGTGGTGGATAAGATCCAGCACCTGCTGGGTGTAAGCCAGATCGCTGCCGGTAGGCCCCGGTTGAAGCTGCAGATCCATGCCCAGGCGGTGGGCCCAGGTCTTGAGACTGCGCAGCAGGATAAGACGGAAGCCGGACCCGCGCCGGTATTCGCCCTCTAGATCCTCCAGAAAGAGCAGGCGTTTGCGTCCCGCTCGGGCCATGGCCTCCACGGCCATGCGGCCCATCAGTTCGAAGTCCAAATCCACACAGGCGCATGCTGTATGCCGTCGAGGCACTCCCAGGGCTACGCAGGGACGTCCGTATGAGGCGGCCTGGGCGGCACGGGTGTCATCGTCCACCAGATCCATCAGGACCACCCCGTCGGCCAGATTGCTACGGGTGACCCGACGAATATCCTCGACGCCGTTCTCGGCGGTCAGCAGCAGGGAGTCATAGCCACGGGCATGCTCGCAACTGGCCATCTCGATGAAGTAATCCGCGTAGGAGGCCCGGTTCTGCCCGGGGCGCAGGGGAGCGCTCAGGGCGACGATCTGATTTCGCTTGGCCCGAAGCATCCGGGCGCCGGCATCCGGGGCGTAGTCCAGTTCGTCGGCGGCCTGCATGATCCGCCGGTAGGTTTCCGGAGAGACGGGACGCTTGCCGGAGAAGGCATAGGAGACTGTGCTGACCGAGACCCCGGCCCTTCTGGCGACGTCGCGTATGTCGGACATGGGTTCAGCGGCTCAGGTCCCAGGTGCTGCCGGCGGGTGTGTCCGCCACAGCCACGCCGGCAGCCGTCAGCTGGTCCCGGATGGCATCGGCACGGGCAAAGTCATGATCTTTCCGTGCTTGATTGCGTTCCTGCAACTGCTGGCGTACCAAGGCATCCAGGGTGCTCATGGCTCGATTGCCACGGTCGGCTGCGGCTCCTGCCCAGTGAGGGTCAAGTGGATCAAGTCCGAAGACATCCAGCATGGCTCTGACCTGGAGCAGGGCATTGGCCAGCCATTGCCGGTCCAGAGCACCCGGA
The window above is part of the Bifidobacterium asteroides DSM 20089 genome. Proteins encoded here:
- a CDS encoding carbohydrate ABC transporter permease translates to MSDTHSRKKAQSRIPGSAPSRFVPYLIPGLIGIVAIVIVPIFWNIYLSFTRWRGVGPTKWVGLRNWRRLMGDSTFWVSFGHTLWIIVAIVIIPTVLGLLISSALTDVIQKKFGPHTSSTLRALYYLPQVLPVAVATIIMGWIFRPEDGAVNDLLTKIGLGGLAHNWLGSTTTALPILMVILIWIQLGYPIVIFMSGLQRVDPELYEAASLDGANWWQKFRVITLPSIIPELLVVILTSTIGALKTFAPVYLLTKGGPGTSTMVPSYYSYNQFFQVQQVGYGAAISTSLTVVIVIFSIVFTIVQKRMQKSIA
- a CDS encoding carbohydrate ABC transporter permease, with the protein product MNNQATLQADARVSSRHARRIRTWGDWAGLILLIVGAVIMLFPLLILVLNAFKTTADYNATGPLSVPAHFSMDGIISFWNKSNFPLKLGNSLLISLVVAVVGVLLSVLNSFALGIGRVKGNTLILLFIMLANMVPQEALLYPLYVMFKWMGFYNSQWSIIIIFTIIQSAYGTYLLSSVYGTFPQAILEAATVDGASRWQILRKIVLPVSWSTISVLFVFFFIWTWNEYMIPMAFLMSERTQTIPLALATMQGQHTMAATDLASASLLSIIPTIIFFIFFQRKLSQGIVAGAVK
- a CDS encoding glycoside hydrolase family 172 protein, whose protein sequence is MTMPNITNGLEALTRPSADRTRCVNAENPRGGKGSAAMTASNLGPSRKGTPCLRNIPPGQDMVLADLSGAGEIRHIWMTVTDATSPTGPNVLRNLILECYWDGEQTPSVCVPLGDFFCCGHAQGCRVESVPVAVYPRRGFNCYWPMPFHDGARIVLRNRHNEPIEAFFYQIDYVEKDELPEEVMTFHAQWRRQRVTELGHDYVILDGVHGRGSYVGTYLALTALESRWWGEGEVKVYLDGDKDYPTWCSTGSEDYFGGAWSFAGQDPDGRMHEVTYSGAYMGFPFHSRQLDNRESQYWDADTPVTRGFYRWHIPDPIIFSSDIKVTLQQIGVDEQGYFERQDDLASVAYWYQQEPHQPFPRNVLETGERDRRPR
- a CDS encoding LacI family DNA-binding transcriptional regulator, with protein sequence MSDIRDVARRAGVSVSTVSYAFSGKRPVSPETYRRIMQAADELDYAPDAGARMLRAKRNQIVALSAPLRPGQNRASYADYFIEMASCEHARGYDSLLLTAENGVEDIRRVTRSNLADGVVLMDLVDDDTRAAQAASYGRPCVALGVPRRHTACACVDLDFELMGRMAVEAMARAGRKRLLFLEDLEGEYRRGSGFRLILLRSLKTWAHRLGMDLQLQPGPTGSDLAYTQQVLDLIHHGRIDGLIGQIRPSLLDTVVVRMRSDGVSIPDDVAVLSCAAGKVSPTLELQGISEMPLTPRSLCAKAADLLTQAVEEGVSLAGRVQLERPRLIDRSSISR